Part of the bacterium genome is shown below.
CAATACCGGAGATAATTGTTCGATCCTGGAGCGATACCATGATTTTGCCTCCCGGGGATGAATCCCCGGGCTATTACCGGAAAGCGCCTCCGGCGCTCTGTCCGATTGTGCTCCGGAGTCCCGGAGGGACTTTTCGATAATAGACCGGCATTTCAATGCCGGGCGGACTGAAGTATGAAACCGTCGGATGTCACCATGTAATCACCCGAGTATCGATTGAGAAAAATACTTTGAAAAACGGTAATTATTGATAATAATATGGTAAATGTTTTACTGAAGCGGGCTCATCGGTATTTATACAGGCTGACGCAGGAAACCATGCTCCGATAATTATTCTCATCATGCAGAAAATACAGCGCAAACAGAAGGATTCAGTATGAGCGGAGTTCCCATCAGGAGACAGATAACCGGGGAGATCAAAAAGCGAGAAAACTGTATCATAAGAATCTCGACAGCCGAGCTTGCCGGTCATCGTTTTATTGAAATCAGGCAGCATTACAGGGATAAACGCGGTGATTTTCAGCCGAGCGAAAAAGGGATTACTTTTCAGCCAGAGCTTCTCGACGAGCTGATCGAAAGCCTCGTGGAGCTGAAACAGCGCATGGCTCAGATGAAATAGTGGTATATTATATCCGTGAAGCCGGTCTCGATAAGGTATATTCCATGATTATCGCACCGGTGAATACATGATGATATCACTACCTGGAATAGAGGCCGAAACAAGTCCGGCATGACACAATCGATGTCATTGTTTAACCGCCAGAGCACTTTTTTTTAAATGTTTTTGCTGAAATCAGCCCAATCGGTGTCAATTCCTGTTCTATCGAATTCTGTGGATAGATCGGGTATAGAGGAGGCGCCATGAAAAGCTTCAGGAAAGAATTATGGTTTGAAACGAGGAACAGACGTGAATTTATCAATATTACCCCGATTGTTGAAGCCTGCCTCGACGAGAGCGGAATCATGGAAGGTTTGCTGCTCTGCAACGCCATGCATATAACCGCGAGTGTATTTATCAATGACGATGAATCCGGACTTCACAGCGACTTTGAACGGTGGCTTGAAAAGCTTGCGCCGGAAAAACCGTACTCTCAGTACGATCATAACGGATTCGAAGATAATGCCGATGCTCACCTGAAACGGTCGGTGATGGGAAGGGAAGTTGTGGTTGCGGTTACGGGAGGCAAGCTCGATTTCGGGCCATGGGAAAAGATTTTTTACGGTGAATTCGACGGGAAACGGAAAAAACGGGTTCTTGTAAAAATTATCGGCGAATAACCTGGAGGGCTGTGAAAAAGTATATTTTTCACGAGCCACATGACGAAATGTGTTGTTTTATTGCTGTCAAGGGCATGTAAATCGGTGGCAACCCCCATTTTTAAAGTACACTTTTTTTAGATATTACTTCCTTTGCTTGCCCAAAGGAAGTAACCAAGGAAAGGGCACCCCGTGAAAAGCCTTCTTCCACGGTCACGGCCCGTTTTTCGGGAATGTGTGAACTCGCGAGCCTTCGGCTCGCTCGGACAGCACCCATTCTTTTTCCGAAAAACGCTTGTGACCGCGGGGCTTTTCAATGGGGTTGAAAAAACAGAAACTCCAAAAAGGTGTTATGCTGTTTGTTACAATAAAAAGTCATGGATTTTGAGGGATCAGGTGAAGATGTTCCGGACAGCACCTATTAAAAAAAAATACT
Proteins encoded:
- a CDS encoding transcriptional coactivator p15, which gives rise to MSGVPIRRQITGEIKKRENCIIRISTAELAGHRFIEIRQHYRDKRGDFQPSEKGITFQPELLDELIESLVELKQRMAQMK
- a CDS encoding secondary thiamine-phosphate synthase enzyme YjbQ, coding for MKSFRKELWFETRNRREFINITPIVEACLDESGIMEGLLLCNAMHITASVFINDDESGLHSDFERWLEKLAPEKPYSQYDHNGFEDNADAHLKRSVMGREVVVAVTGGKLDFGPWEKIFYGEFDGKRKKRVLVKIIGE